From a region of the Paeniglutamicibacter cryotolerans genome:
- a CDS encoding protoporphyrinogen/coproporphyrinogen oxidase, with the protein MQQRPAGDQEPAARQERPATVEKSRVGAATSTAAAHALRLLHLPRTTPEAAPRGPAAIVIGGGISGLIAARELAITGHQVNLFEASAVFGGAVGMHEVAGLRLDAGAESFATRSTAVADLAAELGLGGDITYPRPGGAWLQLQRGGTDVALPLPATGILGIPGDPWADDVKAAIGRTGALRAAADLITPLSKKMLESPLSLGALVRARMGRAVLDHLVTPIVSGVHSADPDTLDLDAVAPGLRAKVLEHGSLAKAVAAMRAAAPAGSAVGGITGGMYRLAEALVADLKARDVGLHLNREVVALYRDGAADAPWRIELAARSAEPEAQREKPAKADRTVAVPAGALTGARLVVAIDGPGAVDLLGSLDAGFAAHRPARGTGVSLVTLVVDRPELDEAPRGTGVLVAPDVQGIGAKALTHATAKWEWLADDSGPGSHVLRLSYGRLSEVDAELADADDATLYENAVRDAARLLAVPLTGDDVVGWDVVRYIGALPFATTGHKARVAAFNELASGFGGLDVVGAWISGTGLAAVVADTRSRLRVGAA; encoded by the coding sequence ATGCAGCAGAGGCCCGCAGGTGACCAGGAACCGGCAGCCCGCCAGGAGCGCCCGGCAACGGTGGAGAAGTCCCGCGTGGGAGCGGCCACCTCCACGGCCGCGGCCCATGCCCTGCGCCTGCTGCACCTTCCGCGCACTACGCCCGAGGCTGCACCCCGGGGTCCGGCGGCGATAGTCATCGGCGGCGGCATCTCCGGGCTGATCGCTGCCCGCGAACTGGCGATCACCGGACACCAGGTCAACCTGTTCGAGGCCTCCGCCGTGTTTGGCGGGGCGGTCGGCATGCACGAGGTGGCTGGGCTGCGGCTGGACGCCGGCGCCGAATCGTTTGCCACCCGTTCTACGGCCGTCGCCGACCTCGCGGCGGAGCTCGGGCTCGGCGGCGACATCACTTATCCGCGGCCCGGCGGAGCCTGGCTGCAGCTGCAGCGCGGCGGAACCGACGTGGCGCTGCCCCTTCCGGCGACGGGGATCCTGGGCATCCCCGGGGACCCCTGGGCCGATGACGTGAAGGCGGCGATCGGCCGCACCGGTGCGCTGCGTGCCGCGGCCGACCTGATCACCCCGCTGTCCAAGAAGATGCTCGAGAGCCCGCTGAGCCTGGGCGCGCTGGTGCGGGCCCGCATGGGCCGCGCGGTGCTTGACCACCTGGTCACCCCGATCGTCTCCGGCGTGCATTCCGCTGATCCGGACACCCTGGACCTTGACGCCGTGGCCCCCGGGCTGCGCGCCAAGGTGTTGGAACACGGATCGCTGGCCAAAGCCGTGGCCGCGATGCGCGCCGCCGCACCGGCCGGCTCGGCCGTCGGCGGAATCACCGGCGGCATGTACCGGCTTGCCGAGGCGCTCGTCGCCGACCTGAAGGCCCGCGATGTGGGCCTGCACCTGAACCGCGAAGTGGTGGCGCTGTACCGCGATGGTGCCGCCGATGCCCCCTGGCGGATCGAACTGGCTGCCCGTTCGGCCGAGCCCGAGGCCCAGCGCGAGAAGCCGGCGAAGGCCGACCGCACCGTGGCCGTACCCGCGGGCGCCCTGACCGGAGCGCGCCTGGTGGTGGCCATCGACGGCCCCGGCGCCGTGGACCTGCTCGGTTCGCTGGATGCTGGCTTCGCGGCCCACCGACCAGCCCGCGGCACCGGCGTCAGCCTGGTCACGCTGGTCGTGGACCGCCCCGAGCTGGATGAGGCGCCGCGCGGCACCGGCGTACTGGTCGCGCCCGACGTGCAGGGCATCGGCGCAAAGGCACTGACCCATGCCACGGCCAAATGGGAATGGCTGGCCGATGATTCGGGCCCCGGCAGCCACGTTCTGCGCCTCTCTTACGGCAGGCTCTCGGAAGTCGACGCGGAACTGGCCGACGCCGATGACGCGACGCTGTACGAAAACGCCGTCAGGGACGCGGCGCGGTTGTTGGCCGTGCCGCTGACCGGTGACGACGTGGTCGGCTGGGACGTGGTCCGCTACATCGGCGCGCTGCCGTTCGCCACCACCGGGCACAAGGCCCGGGTCGCCGCGTTCAACGAGCTGGCCTCGGGGTTCGGCGGCCTGGACGTGGTCGGTGCCTGGATTTCCGGCACCGGGCTGGCTGCAGTGGTCGCCGATACCCGCTCGCGGCTGCGTGTCGGCGCAGCCTGA
- the hemQ gene encoding hydrogen peroxide-dependent heme synthase, giving the protein MSELTHNSPVIRDREAAGDATMYYTLWTVFKRDSDLDRTEGVEAFEALISELAADSVTLRGTYDCSAMREEADVMVWLHGPSAEGLQAAVRKIRRSFLFAETSIVYSTMGVHREAEFAKDHSPAFARGVAPETWMTVYPFVRTNDWYLLDPKDRGKMLRDHGVLGRDFPSVLANTVAAFSFSDYEWQICLEAPDMIDLVDMMRHLRYTEARNHVREETPFYTGRRISAAEVAEVLR; this is encoded by the coding sequence ATGAGCGAATTGACGCATAACAGCCCGGTGATCCGGGACCGCGAAGCAGCCGGCGACGCGACCATGTACTACACGCTGTGGACCGTTTTCAAGCGCGACTCCGACCTGGACCGCACCGAGGGCGTCGAAGCGTTCGAGGCCCTGATCTCCGAGCTCGCGGCCGATTCCGTCACCCTGCGCGGCACCTATGACTGCTCCGCTATGCGCGAGGAAGCCGACGTCATGGTCTGGCTGCACGGCCCCAGCGCCGAAGGCCTGCAGGCCGCGGTGCGCAAGATCCGCCGCAGCTTCCTCTTCGCCGAGACCTCCATCGTCTACTCGACCATGGGCGTGCACCGCGAAGCCGAGTTTGCCAAGGACCACTCGCCAGCCTTCGCCCGCGGTGTCGCCCCGGAGACCTGGATGACCGTCTACCCGTTCGTACGCACCAACGACTGGTACCTGCTGGACCCGAAGGACCGCGGCAAGATGCTGCGCGACCACGGAGTGCTGGGCCGGGACTTCCCGTCGGTGCTGGCCAACACCGTTGCCGCGTTCTCCTTCAGCGACTATGAATGGCAGATCTGCCTCGAGGCTCCGGACATGATCGACCTCGTCGACATGATGCGCCACCTGCGCTACACCGAGGCCCGGAACCACGTGCGCGAGGAGACCCCCTTCTACACCGGACGCCGGATCTCCGCTGCCGAGGTCGCCGAGGTGCTTCGATGA
- a CDS encoding ferrochelatase, with amino-acid sequence MSPQAFDPREGYDARGVMAPKAYDAILLASFGGPEGQDDVLPFLRNVTAGRGIPDERLEEVATHYRANGGISPINAQNRALKASMEAALAERGITVPVFWGNRNWAPYIPQTLQELYAAGHRKVLMFSTSAYSSYSSCRQYREDLGVALRETGLEGLLEVDKVRQYFDHPGFVEPFVQGVSDSLARVREQLAAAGNPEGRIKIVFATHSIPTSDAQAAGPRDLAATLETDVYSAQHLSVARAILDAIPEASGLDWSLVFQSRSGSPHTPWLEPDINDALAIDREAGVAGVVVVPLGFVSDHMEVLWDLDTEARETCAELGLAFHRAPTPGTHAKFVSGIVDLISERLAGPDGAPLIPGRASAADLGPWFDVCRPNCCAKVMRDGTIKPTIAAVDSEVGVPAP; translated from the coding sequence ATGAGCCCACAGGCATTCGACCCGCGCGAGGGATACGACGCGCGCGGGGTCATGGCACCCAAGGCCTACGACGCGATCCTGCTGGCCTCCTTCGGCGGGCCGGAGGGCCAGGACGACGTCCTGCCGTTCCTGCGCAATGTCACCGCTGGCCGCGGCATCCCCGACGAGCGGCTCGAAGAGGTCGCCACGCACTACCGGGCCAACGGCGGCATTTCGCCGATCAACGCGCAGAACCGGGCGCTGAAGGCCTCGATGGAGGCGGCCCTTGCCGAGCGCGGGATCACCGTGCCGGTGTTCTGGGGCAACCGCAACTGGGCCCCGTACATCCCGCAGACGCTCCAGGAGCTCTATGCGGCGGGCCACCGCAAGGTGCTGATGTTCTCCACCAGCGCGTACTCCAGCTATTCCAGCTGCCGGCAGTACCGCGAGGATCTGGGCGTGGCCCTGCGCGAGACCGGCCTGGAGGGTCTGCTCGAGGTAGACAAGGTGCGTCAGTACTTCGACCACCCCGGGTTCGTCGAGCCGTTCGTCCAGGGCGTCTCGGACTCCCTGGCCCGGGTCCGCGAACAGCTCGCTGCCGCAGGAAACCCGGAGGGGCGGATCAAGATCGTCTTCGCCACCCATTCGATCCCGACCTCAGATGCGCAGGCCGCCGGGCCCCGCGACCTGGCTGCCACCCTGGAAACCGACGTCTACTCGGCCCAGCACCTCTCGGTGGCCCGCGCCATCCTGGATGCGATCCCCGAGGCCTCTGGCCTCGACTGGTCGCTGGTCTTCCAGTCCCGCTCCGGTTCACCGCATACCCCGTGGTTGGAGCCGGACATCAACGACGCCCTGGCCATCGACCGGGAAGCCGGCGTGGCCGGCGTCGTGGTGGTGCCGCTCGGATTCGTCTCGGACCACATGGAGGTCCTCTGGGACTTGGACACCGAGGCCAGGGAAACCTGCGCCGAGCTTGGGCTGGCATTCCACCGCGCCCCGACCCCGGGCACGCATGCGAAGTTCGTCTCCGGGATCGTGGACCTGATCTCCGAACGACTGGCCGGGCCCGACGGCGCCCCCCTGATCCCGGGACGCGCCTCGGCGGCCGATCTTGGTCCCTGGTTCGATGTCTGCCGCCCGAATTGCTGCGCCAAGGTGATGCGCGACGGAACCATCAAGCCGACCATCGCCGCCGTCGACTCCGAGGTCGGGGTGCCCGCACCATGA
- the hemC gene encoding hydroxymethylbilane synthase: MGFRLGTRGSALALTQSTTVAKDLAAASNTGYEMIKVKTEGDVTTGPLSQLGGTGVFAAALRLSLLQGGCDVAVHSLKDLPTTQPEGLVIAATPVRADVRDALCARDGLTLATLPLGASVGTGSPRRSAQLRAARPDLVIVDIRGNVGTRLGRVAGSPAQADDGGVGRTAQGDLDAVVLAAAGLERLGLAEHITEYLDPAIMLPAPGQGSLAVEVRSAGAGNAAVDAALEELDDAATRLAVTAERALLARLEAGCAAPIGALGRIQQGTLTLDSVACAPDGSDTMRRSAATRELTVQGAARLGIALAEQLLSEGAAELAGL, translated from the coding sequence ATCGGCTTCCGCCTGGGCACCCGCGGTTCGGCCCTGGCCCTGACCCAGAGCACCACAGTGGCCAAGGACCTGGCCGCCGCCAGCAATACCGGCTACGAGATGATCAAGGTCAAGACCGAGGGCGATGTGACCACCGGACCCCTGTCCCAGCTCGGCGGCACCGGCGTCTTCGCCGCCGCGTTGCGACTGTCCCTGCTCCAGGGCGGCTGCGATGTTGCCGTGCACTCGCTCAAGGACCTGCCCACCACGCAGCCCGAAGGCCTGGTCATTGCAGCAACCCCGGTGCGGGCCGACGTACGCGACGCGCTGTGCGCCCGCGACGGGCTGACCCTGGCCACGCTGCCGCTCGGCGCCAGCGTGGGCACCGGATCCCCGCGGCGTTCGGCGCAACTGCGCGCAGCGCGACCGGATCTGGTCATCGTGGACATCCGCGGCAACGTGGGCACCCGGCTTGGCCGCGTCGCCGGTTCCCCGGCACAGGCCGACGACGGAGGAGTGGGACGCACCGCGCAGGGCGACCTGGACGCAGTGGTACTCGCCGCAGCGGGCCTGGAACGCCTGGGTCTGGCCGAGCACATCACCGAGTACCTGGACCCGGCGATCATGCTCCCCGCCCCCGGGCAGGGTTCGCTCGCCGTGGAGGTGCGCAGCGCGGGAGCCGGAAACGCCGCCGTCGATGCGGCGCTCGAGGAACTCGACGACGCGGCCACCCGGCTCGCCGTCACGGCAGAACGCGCGCTGCTGGCCCGGCTCGAGGCCGGCTGTGCCGCACCCATCGGCGCGCTGGGCCGGATTCAGCAGGGCACGCTGACCCTGGACTCGGTGGCGTGCGCCCCCGATGGCTCGGACACCATGCGCCGCAGCGCCGCCACCCGGGAACTGACAGTCCAAGGCGCCGCGCGGCTGGGCATCGCCCTGGCCGAACAGCTGCTCTCCGAGGGCGCTGCCGAACTGGCGGGGCTCTAA
- a CDS encoding uroporphyrinogen-III synthase encodes MAHPSVVAGKSALLLRSADRSAATVSALADRGAGTVLCPLIDFELPADTTALDAGLLRLLGGSYRWLVLTSITTVRALKQRAEALGLELVLPAGTKLAVVGDATARAAVAEGMSIDFMPHSDHSAAGMLADWQDLASPATAFMPQADLASGTLEAGLGSRGWEADVVVAYRTVDAPARPELRLTAVLNMPGNTAAAPPSAPVVDAAALIAAAGAPAGVDAVLFTSPSIVRRFLELVPVPAPGLLAIAIGRSTAGELRERGWPAAATAAYPTPEGLADAWEAAHATARNTG; translated from the coding sequence ATGGCGCATCCTTCCGTGGTGGCCGGGAAGTCGGCACTGCTCCTGCGCAGCGCCGACCGCTCGGCTGCCACGGTGTCGGCACTGGCGGACCGCGGCGCCGGCACGGTGCTCTGCCCGCTGATCGACTTCGAACTTCCCGCCGACACCACCGCCCTGGATGCCGGGCTGCTCCGGCTGCTCGGTGGCTCCTACCGATGGCTGGTGCTGACCTCGATCACCACGGTCCGCGCGCTGAAGCAGCGCGCCGAGGCGCTCGGCCTTGAGCTGGTGCTGCCCGCCGGCACGAAGCTGGCGGTAGTCGGCGACGCCACCGCCCGCGCCGCCGTGGCAGAAGGCATGTCCATTGACTTCATGCCGCATTCGGACCACTCGGCGGCGGGCATGCTCGCCGACTGGCAGGATCTGGCCAGCCCTGCCACGGCCTTCATGCCACAGGCCGACCTTGCCTCCGGAACCCTGGAGGCGGGGCTCGGCTCCCGTGGCTGGGAGGCCGACGTCGTGGTGGCCTACCGGACCGTCGACGCGCCGGCCCGCCCGGAACTCCGGCTGACCGCTGTGCTGAACATGCCCGGGAACACTGCTGCCGCGCCTCCGTCCGCGCCGGTGGTCGACGCGGCGGCACTCATCGCTGCGGCGGGCGCCCCCGCCGGTGTCGATGCAGTGCTGTTCACCTCCCCGAGCATCGTGCGCCGGTTCCTGGAGCTGGTCCCCGTGCCGGCGCCCGGGCTGCTGGCCATCGCCATCGGCCGGTCAACTGCCGGGGAGCTTCGGGAGCGCGGCTGGCCGGCCGCGGCGACGGCCGCCTACCCCACCCCCGAGGGGCTGGCCGATGCCTGGGAAGCGGCGCACGCCACGGCCCGGAACACCGGCTGA
- the hemB gene encoding porphobilinogen synthase — translation MSFPNRRPRRLRTSPAMRRLTAETTLAAQQLILPAFIREGLSEPHPISSMPGVVQHTTDSLKAAAAQAVELGLGGIMLFGIPEQRDATGSAGIDPNGVLNKAIGDVRAEVGDELVIMSDLCLDEFTDHGHCGVLDASGRVDNDATLEIYAQMAVIQAQSGAHMLGPSGMMDGQVAVVRQALDAAGLQDTAVLAYAAKYASAFYGPFREAVDSQLAGDRRTYQMDASNRREALIEVELDLAEGADMVMVKPAMSYLDIVADVAAMSPVPVSAYQISGEYAMIEAAAANGWIDRRSAIMESVLGIRRAGADTVLTYWASELALWLKEGK, via the coding sequence GTGAGTTTCCCGAACCGCCGCCCGCGCCGCCTGCGCACCAGCCCCGCCATGCGCCGCCTCACAGCCGAGACGACGCTCGCCGCCCAGCAGCTGATCCTTCCCGCGTTCATCCGCGAGGGACTAAGCGAACCGCACCCGATCAGCTCGATGCCCGGCGTCGTGCAGCACACCACCGACTCGCTGAAGGCAGCCGCAGCGCAGGCCGTCGAGCTGGGCCTGGGAGGCATCATGCTCTTCGGCATCCCCGAGCAGCGCGACGCGACCGGCAGCGCCGGCATCGACCCGAACGGCGTGCTGAACAAGGCCATCGGCGACGTCCGCGCCGAGGTCGGAGACGAACTGGTGATCATGTCCGATCTCTGCCTGGATGAATTCACCGACCATGGGCACTGCGGGGTGCTCGATGCCTCGGGGCGCGTGGACAACGACGCCACGCTGGAAATCTACGCGCAGATGGCAGTCATCCAGGCCCAGTCCGGCGCCCACATGCTCGGGCCCTCGGGCATGATGGACGGCCAGGTCGCCGTCGTCCGGCAGGCGCTGGACGCCGCCGGGCTGCAGGACACCGCGGTGCTGGCCTACGCCGCGAAGTACGCCTCGGCGTTCTACGGCCCGTTCCGCGAGGCCGTGGACTCGCAGCTGGCCGGGGACCGGCGCACCTACCAGATGGATGCCTCCAACCGCCGCGAAGCGCTGATCGAGGTCGAACTGGACCTGGCCGAGGGCGCGGACATGGTCATGGTCAAGCCGGCCATGAGCTACCTGGACATCGTCGCCGATGTCGCCGCGATGTCCCCTGTTCCGGTCTCCGCCTACCAGATCTCCGGCGAATACGCGATGATCGAGGCCGCCGCCGCTAATGGCTGGATCGACCGCCGCTCCGCCATCATGGAATCCGTGCTGGGCATCCGCCGCGCCGGGGCCGACACCGTCCTCACCTATTGGGCCAGCGAACTCGCGCTTTGGCTGAAAGAAGGAAAGTAA
- the hemL gene encoding glutamate-1-semialdehyde 2,1-aminomutase has product MTSSAELFATARKLMPGGVNSPVRAFGSVGGVPPFMVKASGPHLIDADGNQYVDLVCSWGPALLGHAHPAVLAAVHAAVDNGLSFGASTPDEGKLAALVMDRIPGVERIRMVSTGTEATMTAVRLARGFTGRDLIVKFAGCYHGHLDGLLAAAGSGLATLAMPGSAGVTAATAAETLVLPYNDVAAVEAAFAEHGERIAAVITEAAPANMGVVTPGEGFNAALSRITAAHGALLILDEVLTGFRTGYAGYWGLTGAHEGWTPDLFTFGKVIGGGLPTAALGGRAEVMDYLAPLGPVYQAGTLSGNPVAMAAGVATLTHATAEVYAHVDAASLKLQDAVAAALNEAGVDHSIQSAGNLFSVSFGTSEHGVHNYAQAQAQQAYRYAPFFHSMLSSGIYLPPSVFEAWFLSAAHDDAAMNRIFEALPAAARAAAQAQG; this is encoded by the coding sequence ATGACCAGCTCAGCAGAACTCTTCGCCACCGCCCGCAAGCTCATGCCCGGCGGGGTGAATTCACCGGTGCGTGCCTTCGGCTCCGTCGGCGGCGTGCCCCCGTTCATGGTCAAGGCCTCCGGTCCCCACCTGATCGATGCCGACGGCAACCAGTACGTCGACCTGGTCTGCTCCTGGGGCCCGGCCTTGCTCGGCCACGCCCACCCGGCCGTCCTGGCCGCCGTTCACGCAGCGGTGGACAACGGACTGTCCTTCGGTGCTTCGACCCCGGATGAGGGCAAGCTCGCCGCCCTGGTCATGGACCGGATCCCCGGCGTCGAACGCATCCGCATGGTCTCCACCGGCACCGAGGCCACCATGACCGCGGTGCGCCTGGCCCGCGGCTTCACCGGACGTGACCTGATCGTGAAGTTCGCCGGCTGCTACCACGGCCACCTGGATGGGCTGCTCGCTGCCGCCGGCTCCGGCCTGGCCACTCTGGCCATGCCCGGTTCGGCCGGCGTGACAGCCGCCACGGCTGCCGAGACACTGGTCCTTCCGTACAACGACGTCGCCGCCGTCGAAGCAGCCTTCGCCGAGCACGGGGAGCGCATCGCTGCCGTCATCACCGAGGCGGCACCGGCCAACATGGGCGTGGTTACCCCGGGCGAGGGCTTCAACGCGGCGCTCTCGCGCATCACCGCCGCCCACGGAGCGCTGCTGATCCTCGACGAGGTGCTCACCGGCTTCCGCACCGGCTACGCCGGCTACTGGGGCCTGACCGGCGCCCACGAAGGCTGGACCCCGGACCTGTTCACCTTCGGGAAGGTCATCGGCGGCGGGCTGCCCACCGCCGCGTTGGGCGGCCGCGCCGAGGTCATGGACTACCTGGCCCCGCTGGGCCCGGTCTACCAGGCCGGCACGCTCTCGGGCAACCCGGTGGCCATGGCCGCCGGTGTCGCGACGTTGACCCATGCCACCGCCGAGGTGTACGCCCACGTGGACGCCGCCAGCCTGAAACTGCAGGATGCCGTCGCCGCCGCGTTGAACGAGGCCGGTGTCGACCACTCGATCCAGAGCGCGGGCAACCTCTTCTCCGTTTCCTTCGGTACATCGGAGCACGGCGTGCACAACTACGCGCAGGCCCAAGCCCAGCAGGCTTACCGCTACGCGCCGTTCTTCCACTCGATGCTTTCCTCTGGCATCTACCTGCCGCCAAGCGTCTTCGAGGCATGGTTCCTCTCCGCAGCACACGACGATGCGGCAATGAACCGGATCTTCGAAGCCCTTCCGGCGGCCGCACGAGCCGCCGCGCAGGCCCAGGGCTAA